The sequence TGCCCTTGCGCAGTTCGACCGGCTCCGCAAGCGCCCTCCCTCCGGCAGCGCCAGTCGTTTCGCAGGCGACCAACAAGATTGAAGTCGCCGCCAAAGCAGCGAATTGGAAGAAGCGGGCATACGTATTCGGGCTCATCAGGAAGGGGTAGGTGTTGCAGTGTCCAAAAAGCTGTTACACCAAAAAACAGCCCACCCCTTCCCACAATTTCCCCTCAATGCCGCGGGGCCAGTGGTCTGACCACTCCGCCCAGTGGTCTGACCACTGCTGGCTCAGCGAAAAGCGACGACGGCAATTCCGTAGGACATCGCCACTCGCTGACCCGAGAGGGACGGGGTTAATCCGGTTCGCTTTGCGGGGCGCGCTTCCGCCCATGCACGCTGGCAAAGAGCAAGCGATCCCCTAGCGGCACAAGTCCGCTTCCCATGGTGAAGACAAACACCTAACCTGAAGCCTTCTCCCGCTATTGTTGATAAAAAAAAGGCCGCGACTGGAAAGTCGCGGCCTTGAAAGTGTTTTCCGAATACGGAGATTCGATCAGAGTGGCTTCGCCTTGACAGCGCTTCTCAGAGTCGCCCCCACGAAGTCGCGATTCAGCTTGGAGATGAATTCCTCCGAAATAAGCTTCGGGCAAGCCGCGGAACATTCGTACTGATTGGTGCAGTTTCCGAAACCTGCCTCGTCCATCGCTGCAACCATCTTAAGGACACGGGTGTCCTTCTCAGGCTGACCTTGCGGAAGGAGATTGAGCTGTCCTGCTTTTGCGGATACAAAGAGCATAGCGGAGGCATTCTTACATGCGGCAACGCACGCGCCACAGCCAATACAGGCCGCCGCGTCCATGGCGAGATCCGCGATTTCCTTGCCGATTGGAATGGAATTCGCATCAGGAGCCGCGCCGGTACGAACGGTGATGAATCCTCCCGCTTGCTGGATCTTGTCGAAGGCCGCTCTGTCGGTGACCAAGTCCTTGACGATGGGAAACGCCTTCGCTCGGAAAGGCTCGACCGTTATGGTATCCCCATCCTTGAAGGTACGCATGTAGGTTTGGCAGGTCGCCACCCCACTTTCGGGGCCATGCGGCTTGCCGTCGATCATGCACGAACAGGTACCGCAAATGCCTTCGCGGCAGTCGTGGGCGAATGCGATCGGCTCGTCGCCCGCATCGGTGAGGTCCTCGTTCACCACGTCCATCATCTCCAAGAAGGACATGTTGGGGTTGAGGTTCTTGGCTTCGTAAGTTTCGAAGCGACCTTCAGTCTCGCTATTTTTCTGACGCCAGACGCGTAGTTTAACGTTCATGGTAGTAATTCCTTTTTTGTTAGCTGGCTTCTTACTTATAGCTGCGAGTAGCGAACTTGACCGACTCGTACACGAGCTGCTCGGTGTGGCGGACCGGCTCCTGGTCCTCTCCCTTGTATTCCCAAGCAGCCACGTGAGCGAAATTTTCGTCGTCACGCTTGGCCTCGCCGTCCTCGTACTGGTGCTCCTCTCGGAAATGACCACCGCACGACTCTTCGCGAGTGAGAGCGTCGCGACACATCAGCTCGCCGAGCTCGAGGAAGTCGCCTACCCGGCCTGCGCTTTCTAGCGACTGGTTGAGCTCCTTGCCTTCGCCCGGAACGCGCACGTCTGCCCAGAATTCCTTGCGGAGTTCGGGAATGAGCTTGATCGCTTCTTCGAGCTTTTCCTTGGTGCGGGCCATGCCGCAGTGATCCCACATGATGTTGCCGAGGCGCTTGTGGAAGCTCTTAACCGATTGCTTGCCGTTGTTGGCCAGCAACTTCTCAGTACGTTCCTTCACCGCTTCCTCAGCCTTGACGAACTCCTGATCATCCGTCGATGGAGCCGAGGAGGCTGTCAAGTTTGCGAGGTAGTGAGGAATCGTATACGGGAGAACGAAGTACCCGTCCGCAAGTCCCTGCATGAGAGCGGAAGCTCCAAGACGATTTGCGCCGTGATCGGAGAAGTTTGCTTCACCCATCACGAAGAGGCCTTCGAGGTTGCTCATCAAATTGTAGTCAACCCAGAGTCCGCCCATGGTGTAGTGGACCGCAGGGTAGATACGCATCGGCACCTCGTACGCACTCTCGTCGGTGATCTCCTTGTAGATGTCGAAAAGGTTTCCGTAGCGCTCTTTGATCGTATCAGCTCCTAGACGCTTGATGGCGTCACTGAAATCTAGATACACCCCAAGTCCCGTTTCGCCTACGCCGCGACCGTCGTCGCACGCTTCCTTAGCAGCACGCGAGGAGATGTCGCGCGGAGCCAAGTTACCAAAACTTGGATACTTGCGCTCGAGATAGTAGTCGCGTTCGTCTTCTGGAATCTGACTCGGCGGACGCTTGTCGCCCTTCTTCTTGGGAGCCCAAATACGACCATCGTTGCGAAGCGACTCCGACATGAGCGTGAGCTTGGACTGATAGTCGCCGGACACCGGAATACAGGTCGGGTGAATCTGCGTGTAACAGGGATTCGCAAAGGCGGCTCCCTTGCGGTGAGCGCGCCATGCAGCCGTGACGTTCGACTGGCGAGCGTAGGTGGAGAGGTTGAATACGTTTCCGTATCCGCCCGTTCCGAGCACCACCGCATGAGCGGAGTGGCGGGAGATCTCACCGGTGTTCAAATTACGGGTGATGATGCCCTTAGCGTGTCCATCGACAACTACTAGCTCCAACATTTCCTCGTTGGCGCACAACTCGACCGTACCGAGTCCAACTTGGCGGCTCAGGGCCGAGTAGGCGCCGAGCAAGAGCTGCTGGCCGGTTTGGCCGCGAGCGTAGAAGGTACGAGACACCTGAGCTCCACCAAAGGAGCGGTTGGCGAGCAAACCGCCGTACTCGCGAGCGAAAGGCACGCCCTGAGCAGCGCACTGGTCAATGATGTTGGCGCTGACTTGGGCCAGACGGTACACGTTGGCCTCGCGGGAACGGAAGTCTCCCCCCTTGATCGTGTCATAGAAAAGTCGATACACGCTGTCGCCATCGTTCTGATAGTTCTTGGCAGCGTTGATGCCACCTTGGGCGGCGATGGAGTGAGCGCGGCGCGGGCTGTCGTGGAAAGTGAAGCACTTCACCTTGTAGCCAAGTTCGCCGAGCGTCGCTGCAGCCGAGGAACCTGCCAAACCGGAGCCGACGATGATAATGTCGTACTTCCGCTTGTTGGCAGGGTTGACGAGCTTGCCCTCCATTATGTGTTTCTCCCACTTTCCTTCGAGCGGGCCGGATGGTATCTTTGAGTCTAATTTCATCGGAGGGAAAATC comes from Pelagicoccus enzymogenes and encodes:
- a CDS encoding succinate dehydrogenase/fumarate reductase iron-sulfur subunit; the protein is MNVKLRVWRQKNSETEGRFETYEAKNLNPNMSFLEMMDVVNEDLTDAGDEPIAFAHDCREGICGTCSCMIDGKPHGPESGVATCQTYMRTFKDGDTITVEPFRAKAFPIVKDLVTDRAAFDKIQQAGGFITVRTGAAPDANSIPIGKEIADLAMDAAACIGCGACVAACKNASAMLFVSAKAGQLNLLPQGQPEKDTRVLKMVAAMDEAGFGNCTNQYECSAACPKLISEEFISKLNRDFVGATLRSAVKAKPL
- a CDS encoding fumarate reductase/succinate dehydrogenase flavoprotein subunit; this translates as MKLDSKIPSGPLEGKWEKHIMEGKLVNPANKRKYDIIIVGSGLAGSSAAATLGELGYKVKCFTFHDSPRRAHSIAAQGGINAAKNYQNDGDSVYRLFYDTIKGGDFRSREANVYRLAQVSANIIDQCAAQGVPFAREYGGLLANRSFGGAQVSRTFYARGQTGQQLLLGAYSALSRQVGLGTVELCANEEMLELVVVDGHAKGIITRNLNTGEISRHSAHAVVLGTGGYGNVFNLSTYARQSNVTAAWRAHRKGAAFANPCYTQIHPTCIPVSGDYQSKLTLMSESLRNDGRIWAPKKKGDKRPPSQIPEDERDYYLERKYPSFGNLAPRDISSRAAKEACDDGRGVGETGLGVYLDFSDAIKRLGADTIKERYGNLFDIYKEITDESAYEVPMRIYPAVHYTMGGLWVDYNLMSNLEGLFVMGEANFSDHGANRLGASALMQGLADGYFVLPYTIPHYLANLTASSAPSTDDQEFVKAEEAVKERTEKLLANNGKQSVKSFHKRLGNIMWDHCGMARTKEKLEEAIKLIPELRKEFWADVRVPGEGKELNQSLESAGRVGDFLELGELMCRDALTREESCGGHFREEHQYEDGEAKRDDENFAHVAAWEYKGEDQEPVRHTEQLVYESVKFATRSYK